The Echinicola rosea genome has a segment encoding these proteins:
- a CDS encoding tol-pal system protein YbgF, translating to MKIATYLFIVLLFVFQEVNGRQFQSDSLDSSSEGPTYLLLDKGLQFRITEAINSMYDFDFETAERGFAVMRYSYPEHPLPYFLMGLAQWWKIVPDMDNEEHDKIFLRFMEETIEKAEVMLDEDPDNKEAAFFLAAAYGFKGRLLSERNSWTATALAGKNALKYMELSKGEEELSPELLLGDALFNYFSVWIPENYPLMKPVMALFPKGDKALGLMQLEEVAKNAFYARVEAQYFLFRLYASEENRPYDALQITAYLHEKYPNNPYFHRFYARQLYAVGRGAQAKDVSLDILGRIEETQLGYEANSGRYASFFAAQYYDRINDVPNAKKYYEKTLSFGEESENQESGYYLFALVHLGKIAASEGRDKEAKEYLKMVKKYAKRKHPAHQEARDFLKKNKL from the coding sequence ATGAAAATCGCAACATACCTTTTCATTGTTCTGCTGTTTGTATTTCAGGAGGTAAATGGCCGACAGTTTCAAAGCGATTCTTTGGACAGCTCATCGGAAGGGCCAACCTATTTATTGCTGGACAAGGGGCTCCAGTTTAGAATTACAGAGGCGATCAACAGCATGTACGATTTTGATTTTGAAACCGCCGAAAGGGGGTTTGCGGTAATGCGGTATTCATATCCTGAGCACCCATTGCCTTATTTCCTTATGGGGCTCGCCCAATGGTGGAAGATTGTTCCTGACATGGATAACGAAGAGCATGACAAGATCTTTTTGAGATTTATGGAAGAAACGATTGAAAAGGCAGAGGTGATGCTGGACGAGGATCCTGATAATAAGGAGGCGGCTTTCTTTTTGGCGGCTGCGTATGGATTTAAAGGACGGCTGCTGAGTGAGCGTAACAGCTGGACAGCGACTGCACTTGCAGGAAAGAATGCCTTAAAGTATATGGAGCTGAGCAAGGGCGAGGAAGAGTTGAGCCCGGAATTGTTGCTTGGTGATGCCTTGTTCAATTATTTCTCGGTTTGGATACCTGAAAATTATCCGTTGATGAAGCCTGTTATGGCACTTTTCCCGAAAGGAGACAAGGCACTTGGGCTGATGCAATTGGAAGAAGTGGCGAAGAATGCATTCTATGCCAGAGTGGAGGCTCAGTATTTTCTTTTCCGGTTATATGCTTCAGAGGAAAACCGTCCTTACGATGCCTTACAGATTACAGCGTATCTGCATGAAAAATATCCAAACAATCCTTATTTCCATCGTTTTTATGCCCGACAGCTATATGCCGTGGGGAGAGGAGCACAAGCAAAAGACGTGTCGCTTGATATCTTGGGACGGATAGAAGAAACCCAGCTCGGATATGAAGCCAACAGCGGAAGATATGCCTCGTTTTTTGCTGCCCAATACTATGATCGGATAAATGATGTGCCGAATGCCAAAAAGTACTACGAAAAAACACTTTCCTTTGGAGAGGAGTCAGAGAACCAAGAAAGTGGGTATTACCTTTTTGCCTTAGTGCATTTAGGGAAGATTGCTGCCAGTGAAGGAAGGGATAAAGAAGCAAAGGAATACCTAAAAATGGTGAAGAAATATGCGAAGCGAAAACACCCCGCTCATCAAGAAGCCAGAGATTTTTTAAAAAAGAATAAACTTTAA
- a CDS encoding Lrp/AsnC family transcriptional regulator, whose amino-acid sequence MDNHIRVKFDKIDRKILEILQANAKITNAQLSKDIGLSPAPTLERVKKLEQSGIIKSYHAKLDPERIGLGVSTFVLVSLIGHNKSNIDAFMKEIEAIPEVIECHHITGTGDFILKIISKDITSYQKLMLEKVSEIKEVDSMQSMVILSTFKDSKVLPIPA is encoded by the coding sequence ATGGATAATCACATAAGAGTAAAATTCGACAAAATTGATCGCAAAATCCTTGAAATCCTTCAGGCAAACGCGAAAATCACCAATGCACAGCTTTCAAAAGATATTGGTTTGTCTCCTGCTCCTACCTTGGAGCGTGTGAAGAAACTGGAGCAGTCTGGAATTATCAAGAGCTATCACGCAAAACTGGATCCCGAAAGAATCGGTCTTGGCGTAAGTACTTTTGTTTTGGTAAGCCTAATCGGTCACAATAAATCAAATATTGATGCTTTTATGAAGGAAATCGAAGCGATTCCGGAAGTGATCGAGTGCCACCATATCACCGGAACTGGGGACTTTATTTTGAAGATTATCTCCAAGGACATTACTTCTTATCAGAAGCTGATGCTGGAGAAGGTAAGTGAGATTAAGGAAGTGGACTCTATGCAGTCAATGGTTATTCTTTCTACCTTTAAGGACAGCAAAGTATTGCCAATCCCTGCTTAA
- a CDS encoding NUDIX domain-containing protein gives MEENPWKTKSRKSLYSNPWIELEEHQVVTPAGTDGLYGKVKFKNKAMAILPVDEELNTWLVGQFRYTIDEYSWEIPEGGSPIGEDVLEGAKRELKEETGLAAERWTPIMRFHTSNSVTDEEGFAYLAQDLTPGETAFEDTEKIEVKKLPLKEAVQKVLDGEITDVISVAVLLKAARMLGV, from the coding sequence ATGGAAGAAAATCCTTGGAAAACCAAGTCTAGGAAGTCATTATACTCCAATCCTTGGATAGAACTTGAAGAGCACCAAGTGGTCACCCCCGCAGGTACTGACGGCTTGTATGGGAAAGTCAAATTTAAAAATAAGGCCATGGCGATTTTGCCCGTCGATGAGGAGCTCAATACTTGGCTGGTGGGGCAATTTCGGTACACTATTGATGAATATAGTTGGGAAATCCCCGAGGGGGGTAGCCCGATAGGAGAGGACGTTCTTGAGGGAGCCAAAAGGGAACTGAAAGAAGAAACGGGGTTGGCGGCAGAGAGATGGACGCCGATCATGCGGTTTCATACTTCGAATTCTGTAACAGATGAAGAAGGTTTTGCCTATTTGGCCCAGGACCTGACCCCGGGGGAAACCGCCTTTGAGGATACGGAGAAAATTGAGGTGAAAAAGCTGCCCTTGAAGGAGGCTGTTCAGAAGGTCCTCGATGGAGAGATCACTGATGTGATCAGTGTGGCGGTGTTGTTAAAAGCCGCCAGAATGCTCGGTGTATAA